A DNA window from Carassius gibelio isolate Cgi1373 ecotype wild population from Czech Republic chromosome A6, carGib1.2-hapl.c, whole genome shotgun sequence contains the following coding sequences:
- the LOC128015327 gene encoding meiosis regulator and mRNA stability factor 1 isoform X3, with product MEVRDPVLELKDVPPPPPPPPLLPLPRLHSTGSPPCLGPGRLSSLHVDSEKVWPNIPPPVPVCNGCGVTGASSDGLLGVHFGKTTQKYGPYTHKTHVLTLEVVPVVCVWSVSLCVAGPLETETLPPIGVFWDIENCAVPSGRSAATVVQRLRERFFQGHREAEFICVCDINKENKAVIQELNNCQVTVAHINATAKNAADDKLRQSLRRFAETHAAPATVIVVSSDVNFASELSDLRHRHGFQVILVHKSQASSALLQHAHLRAAFEEFVSDLPPGMIVKSQPSFSLLFVHRLPTHRDTKAVANRLQRLSNNCGGKVLGVSGSCAVLRFASTDAAERARKRMENEDVLGHRIVLSFSPDGPEEEEERRPPAASSSSVFLPVEKPHSPRRLRRASRSCQGGSHAPERPYSPRRAGHASSCSPVMKPLPQAVSAVTRPATASPQSLPVLCAAVKPAEPPQRSRRRDSPGQMFQVSTPSAFSKLSLQRNFSPMMLSQSSWSSRSASPCLSNRSSPLTAPSPSICTDGLAEPFSDGVDVQVTNLDYRMSRKDLQQILRDVFAKHGRVKSVDLSPHTDYQLKARVHMSSLQQAIGAVSLLHRYKIGSKRIHVSLVTGASNKSLTCLSSEIINILQDAPANCLPLYKFTETYERKFGRKLVVSDLYRLPEVVCVREQGGGRLVCLLSSTQARQSPLGSAHSHNSSSTASPVLFEELEYHEPVCRQHCTQQDFSESDFDPDSYVIPFVLVSLKVLAAHVHSLLQSHEGTVPLLSFPECYAAEFSPLPVAEEGKLEGSVPLEHLITCIPGVTIVTAQNGFKIIKWIHNKPPPPNADPWLQRSKSPVGNPQLIQFSREMVDLMKNQPSCLVPITKFIPAYHHHFAKQCRVSDYGYSKLLELLEAVPHVLQILGLGSKRLLTLTHRAQIKRFTQDLLKLLKFQASKQVVIRDFTQAYHWCFSRNWQVVDYGMCDLMDLLAEIPDTTITVSQQNADTLISVPKRERTVEELERTRQFGKEVVDLLRHQPHFRMPFSKFIPTYHHHFGRQCKLSYYGFTKLMELFEAIPDILLVLECGEERLLALTEVERVKALVAQLVKLLRAQRDSSLPVSQLLSEYSKTFGYSLRLQDYDAATLPALLNKLCHVVKVVDTPEGKEVQLINRKSLRALTSQLLALMMSLPEDHDHLGVEELRKQYELSYGAPLNSCEYGFISLNELLKSLPYLLQLSEGEHDDGDAEERVRLTKLYQFARSIRALLHTYHYNQIFLSEFCGAFSKYTGQEFQPQTYGYKTLEDLLAAIPQVVWIKGHGHKKIIVLKNDMRARASPAVTADEPCPDEEPRSAESPASGEMELLCLGSPVDLLCAPVPSCLPSPQLRPDPVQLQPGDLIRFEPHPHAPSEPEPVHDQQPQSANGPLMTSAAGHGVSRKTCVTDSPGRRTARNKVKLAANFSFTSALSV from the exons ATGGAGGTCCGTGATCCGGTCCTGGAGCTGAAGGAcgtccctcctcctcctcctcctcctcctcttcttcctcttcctcgccTCCACAGCACCGGTTCTCCGCCGTGTCTTGGGCCGGGCCGCCTCAGT AGTTTACATGTTGACTCGGAGAAGGTCTGGCCGAACATCCCTCCACCTGTCCCTGTGTGCAACGGCTGTGGTGTGACGGGCGCATCGTCTGACGGTCTGCTGGGGGTCCATTTCGGCAAAACCACACAGAAATACGGTCcgtacacacacaaaacacacgtTTTGACTCTTGAGGTTGTGCCTGTGGTGTGTGTTTggagtgtgtctctctgtgtcgcAGGTCCTCTGGAGACCGAAACACTGCCACCCATCGGGGTGTTCTGGGACATCGAGAACTGTGCGGTTCCCAGCGGACGCTCGGCGGCGACCGTAGTGCAGAGACTCCGAGAGCGCTTCTTCCAGGGACACCGCGAGGCCgagttcatctgtgtgtgtgacaTCAACAAGGAGAACAAGGCCGTCATCCAGGAGCTCAACAACTGCCAG GTGACCGTCGCACACATTAATGCCACCGCCAAGAATGCAGCAGATGACAAACTGCGTCAGAGCCTCCGGCGATTCGCAGAGACCCACGCCGCTCCCGCCACAGTCATCGTTGTCTCAT CGGACGTGAACTTCGCCAGTGAGCTGAGTGACCTGCGGCATCGACACGGGTTCCAGGTGATTCTGGTCCACAAGAGCCAGGCCTCGTCTGCCCTGCTGCAGCATGCACACCTGCGCGCCGCTTTCGAGGAGTTCGTCTCAGACCTTCCTCCCGGGATGATCGTCAAATCTCAG CCCAGTTTCAGCCTTCTGTTTGTGCACCGCCTCCCCACGCACCGCGACACCAAAGCAGTGGCCAACCGGCTGCAGCGGCTCTCCAATAACTGTGGAGGGAAGGTGTTGGGTGTGTCGGGCAGCTGCGCCGTGCTCCGGTTCGCCAGCACTGATGCAGCCGAGCGCGCCCGCAAGCGCATGGAGAACGAAGACGTCCTGGGCCACCGAATCGTGCTGTCCTTCTCTCCCGACGGcccggaggaggaagaggagcgcCGGCCTCCTGCCGCCTCCTCCTCTTCGGTCTTCCTGCCCGTGGAGAAGCCGCACTCGCCCCGTCGCCTGCGGCGGGCATCTCGCTCATGCCAGGGCGGAAGCCACGCCCCCGAGCGCCCGTATAGTCCCAGGAGAGCAGGCCACGCCTCCTCATGCAGCCCTGTGATGAAACCCCTCCCCCAG gCTGTGAGTGCTGTGACCCGTCCTGCGACTGCCTCTCCCCAGAGTCTCCCGGTCCTGTGTGCAGCCGTTAAACCGGCAGAGCCGCCGCAGCGCAGCCGCAG gcggGACTCTCCTGGCCAGATGTTTCAGGTCAGCACTCCTTCAGCATTCAGTAAACTAAGTTTGCAGCGGAACTTCAGTCCCATGATGCTCTCTCAGAGCTCATGGTCATCACG GAGCGCGTCCCCGTGCCTGTCGAACCGATCGTCTCCGCTGACCGCTCCGTCCCCCAGCATCTGCACCGATGGCCTGGCCGAGCCCTTCTCTGATGGAGTGGACGTTCAGGTCACTAATCTGGACTACAGGATGTCACGCAAGGACCTGCAGCAAATACTACGAGACGTGTTTGCTAAACATGGCAGA gtgaagAGTGTGGATCTGAGTCCTCACACTGACTATCAGCTGAAGGCACGGGTTCACATGAGTTCGCTCCAGCAGGCCATCGGCGCCGTCAGTCTGCTGCATCGCTATAAAATCGGTAGCAAGAGGATTCATGTGTCTCTCGTCACCGGAGCCAGTAACAAATCTCTCACCTGCCTCAG CTCAGAGATCATCAACATCCTGCAGGACGCTCCGGCCAACTGCCTGCCTCTCTACAAGTTCACAGAGACGTACGAGAGGAA gttCGGTCGTAAGCTGGTGGTCAGTGATCTGTACCGGCTGCCGGAGGTGGTGTGTGTGCGTGAGCAGGGCGGCGGGCGGCTGGTGTGTCTGCTGTCCAGCACTCAGGCCCGTCAGAGCCCGCTAGGATCCGCACACTCTCACAACAGCTCCAGCACCGCCAGTCCAGTTCTGTTCGAGGAGCTGGAGTACCACGAGCCCGTCTGCAGACAACACTGCACTCAGCAGGACTTCAG TGAATCTGATTTTGATCCGGATTCTTACGTGATCCCGTTTGTGCTGGTGTCTCTAAAAGTTCTGGCTGCTCATGTCCACAGTTTACTGCAGAGTCACGAGGGAACGGTGCCGCTgctcag TTTCCCAGAGTGCTATGCAGCAGAGTTCAGTCCTTTACCCGTAGCAGAGGAGGGGAAGCTGGAGGGAAGCGTCCCGTTAGAGCACCTCATCACCTGCATCCCTGGAGTCACTATCGTAACGGCCCAGAACGGCTTCAAGATCATCAAGTGGATTCACAACAAACCCCCGCCACCAAACGCAG atcCGTGGCTGCAGCGCAGTAAGAGTCCGGTCGGGAACCCACAGCTGATCCAGTTCAGCCGAGAGATGGTGGATCTGATGAAGAACCAGCCGTCCTGTCTGGTGCCCATCACAAAGTTCATTCCAGCGTATCACCACCATTTTGCCAAGCAGTGCCGTGTGTCCGACTACGGGTACTCCAAACTGCTGGAGCTGCTGGAGGCCGTTCCTCACGTGCTGCAG atcctGGGTTTAGGCTCCAAGCGTTTGTTGACATTGACCCATCGTGCTCAAATCAAACGCTTCACTCAAGACCTGCTGAAGCTGCTGAAGTTTCAGGCCAGTAAACAGGTGGTGATCAGGGACTTCACGCAGGCGTATCACTG GTGTTTCTCCAGGAACTGGCAGGTGGTGGATTATGGGATGTGTGATCTGATGGACCTGCTGGCTGAGATTCCAGACACAACGATCACGGTCTCTCAGCAGAATGCTGACACGCTCATCTCTGTTCCTAAGAGAG AGCGGACGGTGGAGGAGCTGGAGCGCACACGGCAGTTTGGCAAGGAGGTGGTAGATCTTCTGAGACATCAGCCGCACTTCCGGATGCCCTTCAGCAAATTCATCCCCACGTATCACCACCACTTCGGACGCCAGTGCAAGCTCTCCTACTACGGCTTCACCAAACTCATGGAGCTGTTTGAGGCCATTCCAGACATTCTTCTG gtgCTGGAGTGTGGAGAGGAGCGGCTGCTGGCGCTGACGGAGGTGGAGCGCGTCAAAGCTTTAGTGGCTCAGCTGGTGAAGCTGCTTCGGGCCCAGAGAGACTCGTCACTTCCTGTCAGTCAGCTGCTGAGTGAATACAGCAAGACGTTTGGCTACAGCCTCCGCCTGCAGGACTACGACGCCGCCACGCTGCCCGCCCTGCTCAACAAGCTCTGCCACGTGGTGAAG gtGGTGGACACTCCCGAAGGGAAAGAGGTGCAGCTGATTAACAGGAAGTCCCTGCGTGCCTTGACGTCTCAGCTGCTGGCcctgatgatgtcacttcctgaggATCATGATCATCTCGGAGTGGAGGAGCTGAGGAAGCAGTACGAGCTCAGCTATGGAGCACCGCTCAACTCTTGCGAGTACGGCTTCATCTCTCTGAACGAGCTGCTGAAGAGTCTGCCGTACCTGCTGCAG CTCTCTGAAGGCGAGCATGATGACGGTGACGCAGAGGAGCGTGTGAGGCTGACCAAACTCTACCAGTTTGCCCGCAGCATCCGTGCGCTGCTTCACACGTATCATTATAACCAGATCTTCCTGTCGGAGTTCTGCGGTGCCTTCAGCAAATACACCGGCCAAGAGTTTCAGCCGCAGACGTACGGCTATAAGACGCTGGAGGATCTGCTGGCTGCTATACCGCAG GTGGTCTGGATTAAAGGTCACGGTCACAAAAAGATCATCGTCCTGAAGAACGACATGAGAG
- the LOC128015327 gene encoding meiosis regulator and mRNA stability factor 1 isoform X5 — protein MEVRDPVLELKDVPPPPPPPPLLPLPRLHSTGSPPCLGPGRLSVSVCSRCEASIHLQQGCGEAGGGFPLCLSQTNTLPHAGSVGAPCCGGLRQQHTCAPPGVCLCHRAPSLSHGDPSSPSHLCSLHLSVGRAPQCVKGVHCLQDCWRKSLHVDSEKVWPNIPPPVPVCNGCGVTGASSDGLLGVHFGKTTQKYGPLETETLPPIGVFWDIENCAVPSGRSAATVVQRLRERFFQGHREAEFICVCDINKENKAVIQELNNCQVTVAHINATAKNAADDKLRQSLRRFAETHAAPATVIVVSSDVNFASELSDLRHRHGFQVILVHKSQASSALLQHAHLRAAFEEFVSDLPPGMIVKSQAVSAVTRPATASPQSLPVLCAAVKPAEPPQRSRRRDSPGQMFQVSTPSAFSKLSLQRNFSPMMLSQSSWSSRSASPCLSNRSSPLTAPSPSICTDGLAEPFSDGVDVQVTNLDYRMSRKDLQQILRDVFAKHGRVKSVDLSPHTDYQLKARVHMSSLQQAIGAVSLLHRYKIGSKRIHVSLVTGASNKSLTCLSSEIINILQDAPANCLPLYKFTETYERKFGRKLVVSDLYRLPEVVCVREQGGGRLVCLLSSTQARQSPLGSAHSHNSSSTASPVLFEELEYHEPVCRQHCTQQDFSESDFDPDSYVIPFVLVSLKVLAAHVHSLLQSHEGTVPLLSFPECYAAEFSPLPVAEEGKLEGSVPLEHLITCIPGVTIVTAQNGFKIIKWIHNKPPPPNADPWLQRSKSPVGNPQLIQFSREMVDLMKNQPSCLVPITKFIPAYHHHFAKQCRVSDYGYSKLLELLEAVPHVLQILGLGSKRLLTLTHRAQIKRFTQDLLKLLKFQASKQVVIRDFTQAYHWCFSRNWQVVDYGMCDLMDLLAEIPDTTITVSQQNADTLISVPKRERTVEELERTRQFGKEVVDLLRHQPHFRMPFSKFIPTYHHHFGRQCKLSYYGFTKLMELFEAIPDILLVLECGEERLLALTEVERVKALVAQLVKLLRAQRDSSLPVSQLLSEYSKTFGYSLRLQDYDAATLPALLNKLCHVVKVVDTPEGKEVQLINRKSLRALTSQLLALMMSLPEDHDHLGVEELRKQYELSYGAPLNSCEYGFISLNELLKSLPYLLQLSEGEHDDGDAEERVRLTKLYQFARSIRALLHTYHYNQIFLSEFCGAFSKYTGQEFQPQTYGYKTLEDLLAAIPQVVWIKGHGHKKIIVLKNDMRARASPAVTADEPCPDEEPRSAESPASGEMELLCLGSPVDLLCAPVPSCLPSPQLRPDPVQLQPGDLIRFEPHPHAPSEPEPVHDQQPQSANGPLMTSAAGHGVSRKTCVTDSPGRRTARNKVKLAANFSFTSALSV, from the exons ATGGAGGTCCGTGATCCGGTCCTGGAGCTGAAGGAcgtccctcctcctcctcctcctcctcctcttcttcctcttcctcgccTCCACAGCACCGGTTCTCCGCCGTGTCTTGGGCCGGGCCGCCTCAGTGTAAGCGTGTGTTCCCGCTGTGAGGCCAGCATCCACCTGCAGCAGGGTTGTGGTGAAGCGGGTGGAGGctttcctctgtgtctctctcagaCAAACACCCTTCCTCACGCCGGGTCTGTGGGAGCGCCCTGCTGTGGGGGTCTGAGGCAGCAGCACACCTGTGCCCCGCCGGGCGTCTGTCTGTGCCACAGAGCGCCCTCTCTCTCTCACGGTGACCCGTCCTCACCCTCTCACCTCTGCTCTCTGCACCTGAGTGTGGGCCGCGCACCGCAGTGTGTGAAGGGCGTTCACTGTTTGCAGGACTGCTGGAGAAAG AGTTTACATGTTGACTCGGAGAAGGTCTGGCCGAACATCCCTCCACCTGTCCCTGTGTGCAACGGCTGTGGTGTGACGGGCGCATCGTCTGACGGTCTGCTGGGGGTCCATTTCGGCAAAACCACACAGAAATACG GTCCTCTGGAGACCGAAACACTGCCACCCATCGGGGTGTTCTGGGACATCGAGAACTGTGCGGTTCCCAGCGGACGCTCGGCGGCGACCGTAGTGCAGAGACTCCGAGAGCGCTTCTTCCAGGGACACCGCGAGGCCgagttcatctgtgtgtgtgacaTCAACAAGGAGAACAAGGCCGTCATCCAGGAGCTCAACAACTGCCAG GTGACCGTCGCACACATTAATGCCACCGCCAAGAATGCAGCAGATGACAAACTGCGTCAGAGCCTCCGGCGATTCGCAGAGACCCACGCCGCTCCCGCCACAGTCATCGTTGTCTCAT CGGACGTGAACTTCGCCAGTGAGCTGAGTGACCTGCGGCATCGACACGGGTTCCAGGTGATTCTGGTCCACAAGAGCCAGGCCTCGTCTGCCCTGCTGCAGCATGCACACCTGCGCGCCGCTTTCGAGGAGTTCGTCTCAGACCTTCCTCCCGGGATGATCGTCAAATCTCAG gCTGTGAGTGCTGTGACCCGTCCTGCGACTGCCTCTCCCCAGAGTCTCCCGGTCCTGTGTGCAGCCGTTAAACCGGCAGAGCCGCCGCAGCGCAGCCGCAG gcggGACTCTCCTGGCCAGATGTTTCAGGTCAGCACTCCTTCAGCATTCAGTAAACTAAGTTTGCAGCGGAACTTCAGTCCCATGATGCTCTCTCAGAGCTCATGGTCATCACG GAGCGCGTCCCCGTGCCTGTCGAACCGATCGTCTCCGCTGACCGCTCCGTCCCCCAGCATCTGCACCGATGGCCTGGCCGAGCCCTTCTCTGATGGAGTGGACGTTCAGGTCACTAATCTGGACTACAGGATGTCACGCAAGGACCTGCAGCAAATACTACGAGACGTGTTTGCTAAACATGGCAGA gtgaagAGTGTGGATCTGAGTCCTCACACTGACTATCAGCTGAAGGCACGGGTTCACATGAGTTCGCTCCAGCAGGCCATCGGCGCCGTCAGTCTGCTGCATCGCTATAAAATCGGTAGCAAGAGGATTCATGTGTCTCTCGTCACCGGAGCCAGTAACAAATCTCTCACCTGCCTCAG CTCAGAGATCATCAACATCCTGCAGGACGCTCCGGCCAACTGCCTGCCTCTCTACAAGTTCACAGAGACGTACGAGAGGAA gttCGGTCGTAAGCTGGTGGTCAGTGATCTGTACCGGCTGCCGGAGGTGGTGTGTGTGCGTGAGCAGGGCGGCGGGCGGCTGGTGTGTCTGCTGTCCAGCACTCAGGCCCGTCAGAGCCCGCTAGGATCCGCACACTCTCACAACAGCTCCAGCACCGCCAGTCCAGTTCTGTTCGAGGAGCTGGAGTACCACGAGCCCGTCTGCAGACAACACTGCACTCAGCAGGACTTCAG TGAATCTGATTTTGATCCGGATTCTTACGTGATCCCGTTTGTGCTGGTGTCTCTAAAAGTTCTGGCTGCTCATGTCCACAGTTTACTGCAGAGTCACGAGGGAACGGTGCCGCTgctcag TTTCCCAGAGTGCTATGCAGCAGAGTTCAGTCCTTTACCCGTAGCAGAGGAGGGGAAGCTGGAGGGAAGCGTCCCGTTAGAGCACCTCATCACCTGCATCCCTGGAGTCACTATCGTAACGGCCCAGAACGGCTTCAAGATCATCAAGTGGATTCACAACAAACCCCCGCCACCAAACGCAG atcCGTGGCTGCAGCGCAGTAAGAGTCCGGTCGGGAACCCACAGCTGATCCAGTTCAGCCGAGAGATGGTGGATCTGATGAAGAACCAGCCGTCCTGTCTGGTGCCCATCACAAAGTTCATTCCAGCGTATCACCACCATTTTGCCAAGCAGTGCCGTGTGTCCGACTACGGGTACTCCAAACTGCTGGAGCTGCTGGAGGCCGTTCCTCACGTGCTGCAG atcctGGGTTTAGGCTCCAAGCGTTTGTTGACATTGACCCATCGTGCTCAAATCAAACGCTTCACTCAAGACCTGCTGAAGCTGCTGAAGTTTCAGGCCAGTAAACAGGTGGTGATCAGGGACTTCACGCAGGCGTATCACTG GTGTTTCTCCAGGAACTGGCAGGTGGTGGATTATGGGATGTGTGATCTGATGGACCTGCTGGCTGAGATTCCAGACACAACGATCACGGTCTCTCAGCAGAATGCTGACACGCTCATCTCTGTTCCTAAGAGAG AGCGGACGGTGGAGGAGCTGGAGCGCACACGGCAGTTTGGCAAGGAGGTGGTAGATCTTCTGAGACATCAGCCGCACTTCCGGATGCCCTTCAGCAAATTCATCCCCACGTATCACCACCACTTCGGACGCCAGTGCAAGCTCTCCTACTACGGCTTCACCAAACTCATGGAGCTGTTTGAGGCCATTCCAGACATTCTTCTG gtgCTGGAGTGTGGAGAGGAGCGGCTGCTGGCGCTGACGGAGGTGGAGCGCGTCAAAGCTTTAGTGGCTCAGCTGGTGAAGCTGCTTCGGGCCCAGAGAGACTCGTCACTTCCTGTCAGTCAGCTGCTGAGTGAATACAGCAAGACGTTTGGCTACAGCCTCCGCCTGCAGGACTACGACGCCGCCACGCTGCCCGCCCTGCTCAACAAGCTCTGCCACGTGGTGAAG gtGGTGGACACTCCCGAAGGGAAAGAGGTGCAGCTGATTAACAGGAAGTCCCTGCGTGCCTTGACGTCTCAGCTGCTGGCcctgatgatgtcacttcctgaggATCATGATCATCTCGGAGTGGAGGAGCTGAGGAAGCAGTACGAGCTCAGCTATGGAGCACCGCTCAACTCTTGCGAGTACGGCTTCATCTCTCTGAACGAGCTGCTGAAGAGTCTGCCGTACCTGCTGCAG CTCTCTGAAGGCGAGCATGATGACGGTGACGCAGAGGAGCGTGTGAGGCTGACCAAACTCTACCAGTTTGCCCGCAGCATCCGTGCGCTGCTTCACACGTATCATTATAACCAGATCTTCCTGTCGGAGTTCTGCGGTGCCTTCAGCAAATACACCGGCCAAGAGTTTCAGCCGCAGACGTACGGCTATAAGACGCTGGAGGATCTGCTGGCTGCTATACCGCAG GTGGTCTGGATTAAAGGTCACGGTCACAAAAAGATCATCGTCCTGAAGAACGACATGAGAG